The stretch of DNA CGGGAAGTATGACTCAATGACCGGGCCGGCTGTCTAAATGAAATCAATTTTACCAATCCTCAAGCTCTGACTTCTCATCTCTTCTCAAGCACGTCCGAATTACAGTATCAGGCCACCAATAGCTCTTGATCGAGCTCGTCATAAATACCCCATCTCTTCGCTTGAAGCTGCATCGCAGATTCCCACTGCGCTACCCCTTACCGTTTACGAACTTCAATGGCCAATAACCTGGAGAGAGTACTCAGCATACAGTCCCATGTCGTCTTTGGATATGTCGGAGGAAAGGCAGCTGTATTCCCTCTGCAGTGTTTAGGATATGATGTTGATGTACGCTTTCCTATCTTTTGTAATTGAAATTGCAACTGAGCTATATGGGTTCAAGGTAGTGAACACTGTAAACTTCTCGAATCATTCAGGTGCGTTATCCATTCACTTATCCTGATTTTCATTCTTATCAGTTTATCTACAGGCTATGGTCGTTCCGGAGGAACGAAAACCACAGCAGCTGAACTGAACTCTATGTTTGAGATCATGGAGCATAATGAATTGCTCAGGCCCACACGCCTTTTGACAGGTAACGTAATTGTATACAAGCAATGGTCTTGAAATCTGACCTTTTCTCTATCCAAGGTTATATACCCGGTGCTGAAGCTCTTTCAGCTGTGGAGAAACTGGCTAAAAAGCTTAAGCATTCCAAACCCAGCCTTATATACCTTCTAGATCGTATGTCCAACTTCCATTCGATAACCAAACAGATGTTGATACCTTGTGGCAGCCGTAATGGGTGACGCAGGTCGTCTGTACGTTGCTGCTGATGTCATCCCAGTATACCAGGAAATGCTACCACTAGCAACGATAATCACCCCTAACTGGTTTGAAGTCGAGTACGTCTAGAGATTTAttatcacccagatattTTAATTCAGCCACATACAGGTTACTTACTGGAGTGGAACTGAAAGATATGCCATCCTTACACCGCGCGCTAGACATTCTTCACAAAGATTACCACGTCCCAAACGTTGTGATAAGCTCGATACCCCTGAAGTCCTGGCTAGCTGCTGCCCTTCCGTCAACAATCCTTCCACCCTCTTCCACATCATCGTCACATCTCCTTTGTATATCATCTTCATTACACATTCCCTCGGCCGCGGATACACATATCCTTCATACCTCCGCCTCACCACGATCCACTGTACACGCCCAATGCGTGCCTCTCATCCCTGGTTACTTCTCTGGGGTCGGCGATCTCTTCTCTGCACTCCTGCTCGCCCATTTCCACCCAGACAACACACCAGAGAATCTCAACGCAACCTGTCTTTCCGAAGCTGTGTCTCAGGCACTGACGAAGACTCATGCTATTCTCCTGATGACCCAGGGTCAATCAGAGGGCCTGCCTGAAGAGGAAAGACAACCCACTGATGACGAACTGGATAAAGAAGATCCACTGAGGAAAACACGGCGGATGCGTGGACGCGAGCTCGCTTTGGTGAAAGGACAAGACTTAATCAGAGGCAGTGGAATATCCCATGTGCGCGAGATGATGCTATGGGACGGTTTCTGGGACGGTGCATCATCTTAGAGTGGCATAATATCAATTCGTCGCATGGAGGTAGACTTAGAATACCAGTTTTATATCTGCTAATCTACAACATATGATATCTTAGAATCATACAGACAATTTGTACTTACACGGAAACAATACTTCATTTTGATATGAAAAGAACCTCCCATTCATAATCCAAGAGTGGTATGTATTTCCAGATATTAAAAGTGGATAGCCCGATTGTACAAAGTCCACCGACAAAATCCGTTTAACTTTCACCGCGTCCAAGCTTGTCCAGAGACCTGATTCCCTGTTCAAACCACTCTTCTCTCGAAATCCAGAAATCTTCACGATTTTTCATGATATCCGCAAGCACAGCACCACCTAGGAACACCATGTGCTTTCGGCGTGGTGGATCTTCGATTTTGATCTTGAATTTCTGGATGGAAAAAACAAGAATGTGAGTAACAGAAATCATTTATCAAGACAGGGAGATACGTACGTTTAGACGAGATGGATCGCCATTCAGAAGTCGTGTCAAGTGCAGCTGCTTGATCTCCTTTTCCAGTCTACTGGGCAAACCAGGATACATACTTGATCCTCCAGACAGAACAATATGTTTATACAAATCGGCACGGATATCAACAGCCGCTGCTTGAATAGTTTGGAAGAGCATCTCTAGAAGCGTAGATACAAAATCAGAGCGATTTCTCCGGACCATAGACCACAATGACTTACCTGCTACTCCTGGTTGTTCGACATCAACGAGATGTGGTTGGAACATACATTCTGGAGCTTCGTAACGCTCCGAGCCGACTTTGATTGTTCGGCCGTCAGGAAGCTGAGAAGGTGTTGAACGAGGTTCCGCGGGCAAATTGGAATCATCTGAATCTTACAGTATAACTCTCAACAAGGACTGTGGTCTCTTCAGCTAGTCTTTTGTCGAGTTCAAGGTCATAACTGTTGCAGGGCATGATTAAGTGACCTCATCCATGTAGTTGCACGAAATCCATACCTAACGTAGCACAACTTCTCCTTGATCTCTCGCACTGTCTCGAAATCGGCTGTACGGTTGAATGCGTATCCCCTCATCAACAGCAACTTGATCAGGTATCGCGTTACATCTCGGCCGGCGATGTCGAGTCGACGAGTAAGATGAGGCAAAGCGAAGCCATCATACACGGGCACAATATGTGTTACACCGTCTCCAGAATCGACAACGACTCCCGTGGTGAGACCTTCGCGAGATTCATCTTGGTAGAACAGAAAAGATGGTGGTCATAGAACTCACCTTGTGCATACAGTGTCAACACGGCCTGAATAGCAACATATACCCCTTGGAACCCATACTCTTCGAACATGACCTGGCACATCCTCTGCCTGTTGACCTTAGGGTTCATCGGGGGCTCCGTCAACAGAACCTTCTTGCCATTTGGATTAATCTTGAGCTTTTCATCGAAAGTATAGTCCCAAAGATGCTTCATATCTTCCCAGTTCTTGACAATTCCATGTTCCATGGGCTGTGTCACTTGCAGATAGTTGCGGTTATCCGCAGCCTCGTCTCCAACCATGATGTCCTTAATGATCGCAGATCCAACTCGCTCCTCCGCGCGCAATATGGGACGCCCAACGACCGAAGGGAAGACTGGCAACATTTATATCAAGATACTGACATAAATCATGGCGCACCCAAAGAGAATGCGCACCATGTTCAGGGAAGTTGGATCCAGCGTAGCCAACTTTCACGAACTGCGCGTCGAGAATGAGGGGTGCATTATCAGATCGAAGTGTACATGTATAGCAACCATAAGCAGAAACTTACACCGGTACCGTTATCCACCACCAAAGGGAGATCTGAATCCATTGGGGAAATCCTATAGGCGGTCAAAACAAAAGTTCAGGAGTAGCAGTAGAGCGTATTATCGAGGCCCACCCGCGCCTGTCCCTATGATGCTGTGTGTCTTGCTTTGGCTACGCCATTATTAATCGGAGTTATATCTGAGCATAGCGGCATTTCGGCAACTACTCgaacttcaattttttcaatgCTGTTGACTCTAAGTCAGAAGTGTGTAGCGAATATCCAACGCAATCGTTCCAATGTTTAAAAGGAGGCCAATTATAATTATCAGCTCTTATGTCTAGTATCACCCCTCGATCGCTCTGACAATTAGATATTCGATTCCATTAATGCTAGTACAAGGCGATCCATTTCGGATATTGATAGTACACTGGATCAGGAAGATTTTCCTGGTAATAGTAGCTTAATAATTACAGGAGTATGGGAGTACAATACTCATTTCACGAATGAAATTACTTCACCCTTTAGTTGTAAACAAAGTTCATATAGTAAAGTCCTCCAATGCTTGTATGAGAGGTATAGATCTCATAAACGGCGTCTTCACCGTTTAGTTGGAGCTACAAATGCATGGAAGTGTCTTCCACGATGAATGGGAACAAAATACTCGCGAAAGCTGATGTTGTCGATTCTAGACCATTACTATCAGAACAATACGACGGGTAGTATCTTATTGTGTCAATGTACTCACGAGGGACTATCCGGAGTAAGGTCTAGTTTTCTGAAAACGGTGCCAATGATGAGATAAAGCTCACACCACGCAAGGCTGGTGTCCAAGTGTATTAGATAAATGAGCATAACAG from Psilocybe cubensis strain MGC-MH-2018 chromosome 7, whole genome shotgun sequence encodes:
- a CDS encoding Putative pyridoxal kinase C6F6.11c, encoding MANNLERVLSIQSHVVFGYVGGKAAVFPLQCLGYDVDVVNTVNFSNHSGYGRSGGTKTTAAELNSMFEIMEHNELLRPTRLLTGYIPGAEALSAVEKLAKKLKHSKPSLIYLLDPVMGDAGRLYVAADVIPVYQEMLPLATIITPNWFEVELLTGVELKDMPSLHRALDILHKDYHVPNVVISSIPLKSWLAAALPSTILPPSSTSSSHLLCISSSLHIPSAADTHILHTSASPRSTVHAQCVPLIPGYFSGVGDLFSALLLAHFHPDNTPENLNATCLSEAVSQALTKTHAILLMTQGQSEGLPEEERQPTDDELDKEDPLRKTRRMRGRELALVKGQDLIRGSGISHVREMMLWDGFWDGASS
- a CDS encoding Actin- protein 2-B encodes the protein MDSDLPLVVDNGTGFVKVGYAGSNFPEHVFPSVVGRPILRAEERVGSAIIKDIMVGDEAADNRNYLQVTQPMEHGIVKNWEDMKHLWDYTFDEKLKINPNGKKVLLTEPPMNPKVNRQRMCQVMFEEYGFQGVYVAIQAVLTLYAQGLTTGVVVDSGDGVTHIVPVYDGFALPHLTRRLDIAGRDVTRYLIKLLLMRGYAFNRTADFETVREIKEKLCYVSYDLELDKRLAEETTVLVESYTLPDGRTIKVGSERYEAPECMFQPHLVDVEQPGVAEMLFQTIQAAAVDIRADLYKHIVLSGGSSMYPGLPSRLEKEIKQLHLTRLLNGDPSRLNKFKIKIEDPPRRKHMVFLGGAVLADIMKNREDFWISREEWFEQGIRSLDKLGRGES